In the genome of Columba livia isolate bColLiv1 breed racing homer chromosome 1, bColLiv1.pat.W.v2, whole genome shotgun sequence, the window CTGCAGGTCAGTTACCCCAGCGCAATGGTCTCCAGCTCTATGGACACTCAGCAGGCTTACTTCACTGTTTGTTCAGTGATGTTTGTTCCCTGACTTCTGTCCACTGGATTCCTGGTAGCCCAGTTGCTACCCAAATGCTATTTACGCACTCATGCTAAGGACATTCTATTTCAGTAGCGCTTGAGGACTGAAGTGAAATTCCGACTGGACTGACTACACAAGCTGTTGGGGTGGCTGAGGACCTTCCTCTGGCCATGGTGCCAGTACCTGTGTTTTACTAGGTGGCATGTATATATGTCCTTATGAAACCAAGTAGCATCCTCAGAGCAGGCACAGGGATGGTTTAAGGCAAGACTGCTAGTTTAGGCAAGAGCTGACATTTACCAGGGATGCTGGAAGGAGATGCTCTGAACTCCCCTTGAGTGCTCAGACTCCCTCAGCTTTCAAGGAAAAGCCAGTCctgagaagaaagggaagaaaggaagtaaaGAGCATAATCACTTTGAAGCTTTGGAAAGGACTcatatgaagaataaaaaggcaGGACATTGCTCAGGCCTAGTCCAAGGTGATGTGTCTGGGCAAGAGACTCTTGTGCATGAGGCACTGGGCTTTGAAAAAATGAGGGTTCTTTAGACTGGAATAGAGAAACCTGAGGAGAAACGCAGCAACCGGCCTAGTGTGTGCAAAAGGCTGCTGCAGAGATGTAGGGACTAATGAGATCTTCATGGCCGTGGTGAAGATCAGAAGACATAGCACGTATCAGTTGCAGCAAGAAAGTTCCAGGGAGGTCCCAGGGAAAACGTTCTAACACTGTTGACTAGAAAAGCCCTCCTATCCATTTTGTCTGGAGGGcagtggaatctcctgtgttggCTGCCTTTCAGAGCAGGAAAGGTAACCAGCGGTCAGCTGTGCAGCATGAGGGAGACTGCCCTAGCGAAGGTGGACAAGTTGGCCTTCCTTGTGGTAACATACAGTAAGGTAGGAAAACACTTTGGCAGGTGCTTTGTCCAACTGTAAGAAATCACCCACAAGGCTCTTTTCCTGGAGCCATGGCCAATATGCCAAGAATGATGGAGATAAACTTGATCCTTTGTGTGCTCAATAAACTGGGCTGTGTGATTCTGGAGGTCTGGCCAGTTGCAGTATTATGTGCTTCCACGACAGCAATTCAAGCAAAGGGTGACTGTTGCAGTCTTGCATATGTGACTGCACTAGCACAGTAATCACAAGCATGGATTTCCTTCCTCTTTACTGCTCCTTTGCACAGGTGCCTCACCTGACAAGATTGTTTTTTATACGTAGGGCCTCCCAAACACAAAGTCCTGCCAAGTGGTGTTCCCATGGAGCAGTgtgagacaaaaaaacccaaaaacatcCAGAAATTGATGAATTTGTGGGATTATGGTCTGGCCTGGTGCTTGTGACAGAATAGACTCTATGCATCTCAGAGACCACATCCAGCCTGCTGCATCTGTAGAGGATGCCTCCTCACCATCACTACTGGGTTCAGAGGATTCACCTACAAGCATGACAACCAGTTCACCCTGCCTAAAGCACTTTAAATGACAGTGGTTTGGCAATGAAAGAGACCCAAACCTTGTGCAATACTTTATTGGGCTAacccagaaagaaaaagtctcaactttccttttttttttttttttttcctaatctgaATAACTCTATGATTTACTTTGATTTACTTTCTTCCCAAGGCATTACCAGAGCTGGGAGGCAGGtctttgttcagcctgaagaagacaagactccggggagaccttattgtggcctttcagtactcaaaGTGGACTATAATGAAGATGGGgtcagactttttagcagggtctgttgtggTTGAACAAGGACTAATGGTTTGAAACTAAAAGGGGGAAGATTCTGGCTAGAAatgaggaagatattttttacaatgaaggtggtaaaacactggcccaggttgcccagagaggtggtagaagcctcatccctggagacattccaggccaggctggacatggctctgagcaacctaatctaattgcagatgtccctgctcattgcagggggggtggactagatgatatttaaaggtcccttccaacttggaCAGGGAAAAGATAGTAGCAGACCATGGTCCtgcagaggaaaacagcaagtgACAGTCTGGGATGTGGAATTTTGGTAGTACAACCAAGTTTAACCATGCAACCACACATCATTCTGCTGTTTAACATTATCCGGTGCTGACATTGAGCCCAGGCTTTGCTCTTagatctctgttttgttttctcatgagTTAATGACCTTTGCACTGCACTGTTTCTCATTTAGCAGCTGCCCCAGAACCCTGCAGAGAAACCGGTGGGAGACGCACAGGGAGCTTGGAGAATGGCAATGGCAGGTCATCACAGGACAATGTGGCTTCTTCCCATTGTCCTCGTTTTCCTCCAGATGGTGCCGACAGGTACAGCCTTTGCTTTATCTTGCTTTTGTGCTGCTTTGCCTAAGCCACACTGATAATTATTTGACATTATTTGTGCCTTGTGGACCAGGCTGACATGAGTGGAAACTCAGTAGCTTTGCTTTCTCACCTGCCTTGCTCCCATTTGTCTGCTGCGTTGCAGTAATATCCAGGGCCATTTTGAACTGAATTGTGTCAGTGTAAAATAGGGGGTTAATATGTCAGTACAGCGGTCTTTCAAACTGACAGCACAAATGGTGTGGCATTCTTCATGTCCTCAAGAGATGTGATAATTCAATAATCCTTATTGTCCATTCATGAGCTATTGGGTAACCAAAATGAACCTCACAAGGTTTAACAACGCAGAGAGGAACCAGAACCCCACTATCACCCACTGTGGTTGTCTAAATCTCACCACAAACATCACACCTCCACTTGAGGAAGTTTCTCACCTGTCTCTGATGTTGGAGCCTCACTGTCCTGTAACTGAGTTTGTGAGATATGTGCAGCTGGGGCCTTGGAATCAGACCAGCCAGTTGTGTCCAGgtcacagaaacaaagaaaggctGCAGAAATACTTCTTGAATGTGGGAGACTGCAGCGCAGATGTAGGGAACATGAGATATGAGCTAATTTTTTGAAGTTCAAGCTCATACTTCAGTGGAACAATTTTGATACTGTAAGTACACAAAACAGGAATTTGGTTTGCACACATTAATTTAGCaggtctttctgtttgttttgtctaTCTGCTAATTCATACGctggtgtttgtttctttaaatgaacATCATCACAGGCAAAAGACACGCACAAGGGATGACAtaacaatttgaaaaataaaagctgaattgTCATTATTATGCAGAAATTATAGAGAAATGCAAGAGGGCAAAAGGTTAATACCTTTAGATGGTAGTCGCAACATAGAAATGTTCTGTCTACGTTTACAACCTTCATTGTAAATGATGTGTATTCTGACCATGAGGTATTGCTTTATCTTCCTACAAAAAAAGGCTTGTGTACATGCTGTCATACAGTAGCCACCAAAACCAGATTGCAAAACTGATGATATGTATGAGAAGCATTGCCGGTTTGGATTGATTTCATTTATAGTGTTTGTTCCATCCAGAATGTGGCAACTCACAGAACTGAGGGGAGTGATGAGGAGCTGAGTTTTTTAAGGCAGGATGGAGAAATTGTGTGAGAATTTATGAATATCTGGACTCCTGTGTTAGTGTTTTATTCATTCTTCCACTGTCATTTGTCTCTGCTTTTTTAAGCTCACCCTGATACGGCCACTGGGCCCACATGGACTTAGCAAGTGTGTTTCAGGCAGTGAATGTGATTGAGCTGTAAGGCATAAGCTAAGGTTAGCCACTAACGATGTGCTTCAGGTGTTTTACAGGTGGAGATACAGATCCTATTTTAAAGGTGCGGCTAAATTGGGTGAAGTTCAAAATCTTCTCTGAAGTCAGTGTTTGTTTACAGTTTTTCTCCAAACTATCCTCTTTCATAGTGATACCAGAGTACTGCAAAATAAACAACGGTGACTGTGAGCAGTTCTGCAAAAAAAGTGCACAGCAGGATGTATTGTGTTCCTGTGCAAAAGGGTATGTTCTAGCAGAGGATGGCAAACACTGTGTTTCAACAGGTATGGATCCACATAATAAACAAATAGCAATGGTGGTGCGAATTGTTTCACAGTTAAAGTATTTCAGCCATCAGTGTTCTACATGACATAACACTGAGACCAAATGATTGGTATTTCCAAAGCCTTCCATGTGTGAGGCATGTGATGGACTATCTGAATCTGGCTGATTTGGAACCCTTTGCCAGGTGTCTCTCACACAATTACCTGAGTAGGCTGCTGTTGACAGGAGAAAAGAGTTTGCAATTGTATCTCATTTACTTGAGCACTTACACTTCATAAAAAATAGCAGATCACCAGAACTTTTCTGCTTCAGATTTTGGTTTACCTAATCAAATAGTAATTGATGACATTAAGTAATTCCGATTAATGCTATCTACGTTTATATATTTCTGTTGCATCTCAACAAACCTAGGAGGAGGGATAAGTCAGCCATATACTCATGATATTGGGTTTTATGTcctttataaataataataaattgctGTCATGAACCATATTAttcctaaaataaaatacttcactCAGTTTCCTAATTAAGATGGTTTTAGTAAGAACAGGTACATGAGTATAGCATGGTAAACAATTGAAAATGAATTATAAGTAGTTTGAAAACAgtgacacagaaaacagaacacagagaCTGAACCTATGGACAAATTTTAGGACTACAAAATgactttcagttttcaaaacatcTGATCTTCCTCCATTGTTGCATCTGCCAAGGTTCTGCTGGAGTTTTGAAAAGAAGACAAATGCATTAACTGATTTACTGTGAGATGGTGTTGTTAAGGATTTTCCACTTGTGCTGCTGTGTCTGTCTTTCtctaattttaacattttttcctttacagtCAAGTATCCTTGTGGAAAAGTTtttgtggaaaggaaaaaaaggtcagTTATTTTGCCCACTGACAATAGCAGCATAACTAGTGATCAAGATGTCTCTCAAACAAATGGAGCCAGTCTGGAGGAGGACTTTGTGACTACCACAGAAAGCCCAACTCTCCGTCCTGGCAATGAAACAAGCGGCAAGACTCCCTATGTCGATACCAGGATAGTAGGTGGTGATGAGTGTCGTCTTGGCGAATGTCCGTGGCAGGTAAATCTGGTGTTTGTGCTCTGCGTGTAAGTGGAACATGTTTCTGTGGGAAAGTGTGCACTTGTTCACTTAACCTGGTTGCCTTCTGAATGTTACCCACTTATTACAACATGTGTAGCAGGAGGTAGCTGAATTGTGTGAACCTGAGCACTGAGATGCGCTGTTCTGCAAACTGCAGCCTTAAAGTTTGAAGTGAAGGGCTTTTGTGTCCTGCTGGCCTACCAGTGCCGGTTTTGTAGGTTACGGTCCAGTTCTGCTTGCCAGCAGTCCCTCTAGGTAGCATGTCAGGTAAAGCATGCATTTGCTTCACAAATACGCTTTCATATCTAAGTTTTCCTCTCGAGTTTGGACCAGCCAAAACAAGTTCCTGTATTCAGGACACTAAAGCAGGGCGTTACACAGGAACAGAACTTGGACAGAAATTTTTTGGGGTGGTCCTGAAATATTTCACTAAGCACCGTGAATGAGCTGATATGGAATCCTAACATCTATGTCACATAAAGACAATTGAGACTCCATAGCAGCACGTCCCAGTCTGTAGCATAGATGTGAGCATATGTGATACTGGCGATACCTGCAGAGTTGTACATGTTGTAGTAATAAGCATGTATGTAGTGTGGAGGAAAATCATTTTATGGCTCTTTGAAATCAAACTCCTCTTCTTAATTCTGcagttacttttttctttcgtaGGCTGTTCTGTTAAATGAGGAAGGGGAAGAGTTTTGTGGTGGAACTATTTTGGATGAATATTTTGTACTTACTGCAGCTCAATGTGTGAACCAATCTAAAGAAATCAAAGTGGTTGTTGGTAAGTGGTTATTGTACTCCTGTGATGTCTGAGCATGTGTTGCAGACTAATCCTCTGTTCTCTAAATCTTGTGTGAGGTGtacttctattattttatttgttatggtttgttatttttttgttttgctttttgcaaCATCTTGTTGTTCTGGGAAAAGTGCTTTGTAATGAGAAGGGCAGCTGATGTCGAAGGTGATAAGGCTGTGTCACTTTCTGCCACATGGGAAGCATACAGATTTGTTTCTGCAGAATATTCAGGAATGCTATGATTCATGGAcgagaggaaggagaagcaaGGCTACTTTACTTCTGAGGCATCGGATCAACAAAATTGTATATTTGCCCTGTTTTAGTCTTGACTTAGACCAGTTTCTCTTCCATGATATAAACCACGCCCAAGCTCCTGTAAGAGCATCCACCCAAAGCTGCTTTAGATTAGCTTAATTGGTTTATGCGTTTATGCAAACTGGTACCAAAATCTCCATAAGGCAAAAGCTCAGAAATGAAACtgctccaggtgctgctgctAAGTATCGCAAAACATTCTTTCAGTTTACCTGTACAGTATAAAGGCTCAGGCAAGGTGTTAGATGGGTATACTACTCTTCTTCTTCATCAaggtttttcttcatttcttttggtCTCTCCATACTAATGACCCTTTTACTACTCTTGCACAGGCGAAGTggacagagaaacaaaagaacagTCTGAAACAATGCATACCGTggataaaatatttgttcacCTTAGATACAATGACAAGACCTACGATAGTGACATAGCCTTAATAAAGCTAAAGGAACCTATAACATTTTCCGAGTATGTTATCGCAGCATGCCTCCCTGAAGCAGACTTTGCTAATGAAGTTCTGATGAACCAAAGATCTGGGAGGGTCAGTGGCTTTGGGCGTGTATTTGAAGGTGGAGAAATATCCAAAAGACTGAAAGTGCTTGAAATGCCCTATGTGGATAGGAACACTTGCAAGCAATCCACTAATTATGAGATAACAGAAAATATGTTCTGTGCTGGTTatgaaacagagcaaaaagaTGCTTGTCAAGGATTTGGTGGAGGTCCCCATGTAACCAGATATAAGGATACCTATTTTGTTACTGGAATTGTGAGCTGGGGAGAAGGatgtgcaaagaaaggcaaatatgGTGTCTACACCAAACTGTCCAGGTTCTTACGCTGGGTAAGAATGGGCATGAGACAAAGCTTGTAGTGCTGTGGCTCTTGGTCCTTTGATACAACATGCAGCTTCTGTAATGGcaactttattcttttttttttttctttttctgtccacATCTGCTAAAATTGTATTGAGAGCTGATTCCTTAAAGTTATGgtgctgcttctttttgttttagtcCCGGCATTAAGTGTGTACGTGTGGACTGCTGGtggtgttttggatttagacaATGAGGGACTTTCCCCAGACCAAATGGATGTTCAGTGGGCtctttggtttgcttgtttggttatttttattttgccattttggTTCCTGTCTGTTTGCCCAAGTGCTTCCACCAGAGGCTCCTGGACATAACATGAGCCTTCACTAATCATGATGAAAGTGGGAAGGACAGGACTGCAGTTAAGCCTCACATTGCAAGCAGCTGTCTGAGGAGGGAGTTTGTTATTACTTGAGCTATTTAGCTTCTACCTGCAGAAGTATTTAGAAGATTAAGGGAACAGGGAAGCTCACTTGGTAAAAGCTGAGACACAAGTAAGTATTCAACATGTGATGCTAAATAATCACACGTTCCACAGAATTGCCCGCTTAGGTCATAGCAGCCAGTTAAAATGGGGGTTTGCATTACATGGATTGTACTTCACTTTAGTTTAATTTGAACACTTCTTctcatcagaaagaaaatatgtgcACGTTCACTTTTTTCTGTATCATGTTCTGGATGGTGTATGGGTGAGGATCGGAAAGCTCCTTGCATGTGGAGTTGTTCTGAGTGTTTCTGTAAGGTGCAATATTGATGTACACAGGCcattgaaataaaacttttattcttttttgctcttttttaaagtatttttattccCTCCAGTCAGCTTACAGATACCTGGGGACAAAATctcatttcagaataaaaaagagTGAATTACCCTGAGCAAATACATGTGACGCATTTCACCTGCCTTATGTCAAGGCTGATGAGGAGGTGGAGAAGGGAGGGGGGAATTAAAAGGCTTTCCCTGGACTAGAGGTTCTCAAATGGCAAGTTAGATGCCAAGATACTGATTTTCTTAGAAAGAGGCAAAGTCAACCAATGAATTCCCACACATAATCTGTTTGGGTACTACAATCTGATCTGTGCAAACCAGGTTGAAAAATCAGGAATATAATTCTGCACAGCAGCGAGGTATTGCTGCAGTCAGCAGTAAACATGGGCAGGAAGGACTGCAGGTCAGTTACCCCAGCGCGATGGTCTCCAGCTCTATGGACACTCAGCAGGCTTACTTCACTGTTTGTTCAGTGATGTTTGTTCCCTGACTTCTGTCCACTGGATTCCTGTTTGTACATTCTAACCTCTTGTCCCATGTTCATTGCTGGCCTGCCCTGTGCTCCATCAGGGTGAGACATCCCTCTTCAAAGGCACAGCCCGAAGCCCAGGTGCTACCCAAATGCTATTTACGCACTCATGCTAAGGACATTCTATTTCAGTAACGCTTGAGGACTGAAGTGAAATTCCTACTGGACTGACTACACAAGCTGTTGGGGTGGCTGAGGACCTTCCTCTGGCCGTGGTGCCAGTAGCTGGGTTTTACTAGGTGGCATGTATATATGTCCTTATGAAGCCAAGTAGCACCTTCAGAGCAGGCACAAGGATGGTTTAAGGCAAGAGGGTGACAAAAGACcatctttgtgtgtgtgcaatgtGACTGTGCTTAAAAGTGTCATTATTCTGCAGAATATGGTAGAGTCCATCCTTGGGCTTTACATTCAgagtttgtttgtcttttacaAGTGAAACTGGTTCCTGTGCTGTGGTACCTGTAGTGCCCAAGGCAGAAGGGCTTTATTCCTCACTCTGTAAAAGGTGTCTCAGCCATGCTGACAGGACATGAACAAAAGATGTGCTTGCATCTTGGCCTCCTGCCAAAACCCATAACCAGCTCTAGGgcctgcaggaaaagaaagaattaaagtacacttttttaatgtaattgttTGGGGGTAATTTCATATGGTCAAATTTGAATAGATTGTAAACTCCGTGCAGGaggtccagcacacagctgctgAGTTAACTGGTGGATTTAAAAATACCAGAACCCCTCATGGCAAGCAAACACTGCTGGTTTAGGCAAGAGCCGACATTTACCAGGGATGCTGGAAGGAGATGCTCTGAACTCCCCTTGAGTGCTCAGACTCCCTCAGCTTTCAAGGAAAAGCCAGTCctgagaagaaagggaagaaaggaagaatggtAAGTAAAGAGCGCAATCGCTTTGAAGCTTTGGAAAGGACTcacatgaagaataaaaaggcaGGACATTGCTCAGGCCTAGTCCAAGGTGATGTGTCTGGGCAAGAGACTCTTGTGCATGAGGCACTGGGCTTTGAAAAAATGAGGGTTCTTTAGACTGGAATAGAGAAACCTGAGGAGAAACGCAGCAACCGGCCTAGTGTGTGCAAAAGGCTGCTGCAGAGATGTAGGGACTAATGAGATCTTCATGGCCATGGTGAAGATCAGAAGACATAGCACGTATCAGTTGCAGCAAGAAAGTTCCAGGCAGGCCCCAGGGAAAACTTTCTAACACTGTTGACTAGAAAAGCCCTCCTATCCATTTTGTCTGGAGGGcagtggaatctcctgtgttggCCGCCTTTCAGAGCAGGAAAGGTAACCAGCGGTCAGCTGTGCAGCATGAGGGAGACTGCCCTGGGGAATGCGGACAAGTTGGCCTTCCTTGTGGTAACATACAGTAAGGTAGGAAAACACTTTGGCAGGTGCTTTGTCCAACTGTAAGAAGTCACCCACAAGGCTCTTTTCCTGGAGCCATGGCCAATATGCCAAGAACAAGAGATGTAAACTTGATCCCTTGTGATCTCACTTGTCTGCACTGGGTGATCCTGGAGGTCTTGCCAGTCCCGATTTTCTCTGCAACAC includes:
- the LOC110360871 gene encoding coagulation factor X-like; the protein is MVLQRKTASDSLGCGILQLPQNPAEKPVGDAQGAWRMAMAGHHRTMWLLPIVLVFLQMVPTVIPEYCKINNGDCEQFCKKSAQQDVLCSCAKGYVLAEDGKHCVSTVKYPCGKVFVERKKRSVILPTDNSSITSDQDVSQTNGASLEEDFVTTTESPTLRPGNETSGKTPYVDTRIVGGDECRLGECPWQAVLLNEEGEEFCGGTILDEYFVLTAAQCVNQSKEIKVVVGEVDRETKEQSETMHTVDKIFVHLRYNDKTYDSDIALIKLKEPITFSEYVIAACLPEADFANEVLMNQRSGRVSGFGRVFEGGEISKRLKVLEMPYVDRNTCKQSTNYEITENMFCAGYETEQKDACQGFGGGPHVTRYKDTYFVTGIVSWGEGCAKKGKYGVYTKLSRFLRWVRMGMRQSL